One Candidatus Hydrogenedentota bacterium genomic region harbors:
- a CDS encoding ABC transporter substrate-binding protein, with translation MRGSALVPVCLAGLIAAAGCGGRDGEQAYRAINPGAAVFWDRQTAETATLLQDIVTAFNAQYDGVPIKVERAGGYEDIHRKVLASLSAGTVPALAVGYPNTTIEYVRADAAVALDSLIHDSELGFRPEELEDFYPAVLEMNRYPTFGGKMYSFPFAKSVLMLYFNRVVLRAAGIDHPPATWDEFVEQCRRVKQQSGKFAYAINVDCSTLDGMIFSMGGEVYDGTQTLYDGPAALRAFHLYQTLAREGLAYRIAGGYDDDIALTQGEVAFTMRSSAASSGIAEVMKDRMDEWGMARIPQDDPANPKTVLYGPNFVLFQTTPEQQRAGWAFIKYLTSVENSARWTLGTGYLPVRKSAAAHPDVQRLWEERPYRKVTFDCLSFARTEPNVPGWQEVRDLVERALTDIIAGRVEAEQAAPALKRDADAVLSKWQ, from the coding sequence ATGCGCGGTAGCGCCCTCGTTCCAGTTTGTCTGGCTGGTCTGATTGCAGCGGCGGGATGTGGCGGCAGGGACGGCGAACAAGCATACCGCGCCATTAATCCCGGCGCGGCCGTGTTCTGGGACCGGCAGACTGCCGAGACAGCCACTCTCCTCCAGGACATCGTCACGGCGTTCAATGCACAGTATGATGGCGTTCCCATCAAGGTCGAACGCGCGGGGGGCTATGAAGATATTCACCGTAAGGTGCTCGCGAGCCTGAGCGCGGGCACGGTTCCGGCGCTCGCCGTCGGGTATCCGAACACGACCATCGAGTACGTGCGCGCGGACGCGGCCGTCGCGCTCGATAGCCTCATTCACGACTCCGAACTGGGCTTCAGGCCGGAAGAACTCGAAGACTTCTACCCCGCGGTTCTTGAGATGAACCGTTACCCGACGTTCGGCGGCAAGATGTACTCGTTTCCTTTTGCGAAGAGCGTGCTGATGCTCTATTTCAATCGCGTCGTGCTGCGTGCCGCCGGTATCGATCATCCGCCCGCCACCTGGGACGAATTCGTCGAGCAGTGCCGCCGCGTCAAGCAACAATCCGGCAAGTTCGCCTATGCGATCAACGTGGATTGCAGCACGCTTGACGGCATGATTTTCAGCATGGGCGGCGAGGTATACGATGGTACGCAAACCCTGTACGACGGCCCCGCGGCGCTGCGCGCGTTCCACCTCTATCAGACGCTCGCGCGCGAGGGGCTCGCGTACCGGATTGCGGGCGGCTACGACGACGACATCGCGCTTACGCAGGGCGAGGTTGCGTTCACGATGCGTTCAAGCGCGGCCAGCAGCGGCATTGCCGAGGTGATGAAGGACCGGATGGACGAGTGGGGCATGGCGCGCATCCCCCAGGATGACCCGGCCAACCCCAAGACGGTCCTGTACGGCCCGAATTTTGTCTTGTTCCAGACGACGCCCGAGCAACAGCGCGCCGGATGGGCGTTCATCAAATATCTCACCAGCGTCGAGAACAGCGCGCGCTGGACCCTGGGCACGGGCTATTTGCCGGTGCGCAAGTCCGCCGCGGCGCACCCTGACGTGCAGCGGCTCTGGGAAGAACGGCCCTACCGCAAAGTCACCTTCGATTGCCTGTCGTTCGCGCGCACGGAGCCGAACGTCCCCGGCTGGCAGGAGGTGCGCGACCTCGTCGAGCGTGCGCTCACGGACATCATCGCGGGCCGCGTGGAAGCGGAACAGGCCGCGCCGGCGTTGAAGCGCGACGCGGATGCAGTCCTGAGCAAGTGGCAATAG